In a genomic window of Tripterygium wilfordii isolate XIE 37 chromosome 8, ASM1340144v1, whole genome shotgun sequence:
- the LOC120003363 gene encoding 4-hydroxy-tetrahydrodipicolinate synthase, chloroplastic isoform X1, with protein MVTLRSYGACLRESAPHFPRPNCGDNNKRTNVKWRSPQAAVIPNFHLPMRSFEVKNRTSTEDIKSIRLITAIKTPYLPDGRFDLEAYDDLVNKQIDHGAEGVIVGGTTGEGQLMSWDEHIMLIGHTVNCFGGSIKVIGNTGSNSTREAIHATEQGFAVGMHAALHVNPYYGKTSLEGLISHFNSVLPMGPTIIYNVPSRTAQDIPPRVIHTVAQSPNLAGIKECVGNDRVEEYTNKGYAVWSGNDDQCHDARWDYGATGVISVTSNIVPGLIRELMFAGKNPSLNAKLLPLIEWLFREPNPIGVNTALAQLGVVRPVFRLPYVPLPLAKRVEFVNLVKQIGREHFVGEKDVQVLDDDKFVLIGRY; from the exons GACAAATGTTAAATGGAGATCTCCTCAAGCAGCTGTTATACCTAATTTCCATCTCCCAATGCGTAGTTTCGAGGTAAAAAATAG GACATCAACAGAGGATATCAAGTCCATCAGGCTGATAACTGCCATCAAAACCCCATATTTACCTGATGGGAGGTTTGATTTGGAAGCATATGATGACCTGGTGAATAAACAGATTGATCATGGTGCTGAAGGTGTTATTGTTGGTGGCACAACTGGTGAAGGCCAACTGATGAGTTGGGATGAACATATAATGCTTATTGGCCACACTGTTAATTGTTTTGGGGGATCAATCAAGGTTATTGGGAACACAGGAAGCAACTCCACAAGAGAAGCCATTCATGCCACCGAACAAGGTTTTGCTGTTGGAATGCATGCTGCCCTTCACGTCAATCCATACTATGGCAAAACCTCTTTGGAAGGCTTGATATCTCACTTTAATAGTGTGCTGCCGATGGGCCCTACTATCATTTACAATGTGCCGTCACGAACTGCCCAAGATATCCCTCCACGGGTGATTCATACTGTAGCACAAAGTCCCAACTTGGCAGGCATTAAGGAATGTGTTGGAAATGATAGGGTGGAAGAGTACACAAACAAGGGGTATGCGGTGTGGAGTGGAAATGATGATCAGTGCCATGATGCAAGATGGGATTATGGAGCGACTGGTGTGATTTCTGTCACTAGTAACATAGTTCCAGGTTTAATTCGAGAACTCATGTTTGCAGGGAAGAACCCTTCCCTTAATGCAAAGCTTCTGCCTCTTATTGAATGGCTTTTCCGGGAGCCAAATCCCATTGGGGTGAATACCGCTCTCGCTCAACTTGGTGTTGTAAGGCCAGTTTTCAGATTACCATATGTACCTCTTCCTTTGGCAAAGAGAGTGGAGTTTGTGAATTTAGTGAAGCAAATTGGGCGGGAGCATTTTGTTGGAGAAAAAGATGTCCAGGTCCTCGATGATGATAAGTTCGTCTTGATCggtcgatattga
- the LOC120003363 gene encoding 4-hydroxy-tetrahydrodipicolinate synthase, chloroplastic isoform X2, translated as MRSFEVKNRTSTEDIKSIRLITAIKTPYLPDGRFDLEAYDDLVNKQIDHGAEGVIVGGTTGEGQLMSWDEHIMLIGHTVNCFGGSIKVIGNTGSNSTREAIHATEQGFAVGMHAALHVNPYYGKTSLEGLISHFNSVLPMGPTIIYNVPSRTAQDIPPRVIHTVAQSPNLAGIKECVGNDRVEEYTNKGYAVWSGNDDQCHDARWDYGATGVISVTSNIVPGLIRELMFAGKNPSLNAKLLPLIEWLFREPNPIGVNTALAQLGVVRPVFRLPYVPLPLAKRVEFVNLVKQIGREHFVGEKDVQVLDDDKFVLIGRY; from the exons ATGCGTAGTTTCGAGGTAAAAAATAG GACATCAACAGAGGATATCAAGTCCATCAGGCTGATAACTGCCATCAAAACCCCATATTTACCTGATGGGAGGTTTGATTTGGAAGCATATGATGACCTGGTGAATAAACAGATTGATCATGGTGCTGAAGGTGTTATTGTTGGTGGCACAACTGGTGAAGGCCAACTGATGAGTTGGGATGAACATATAATGCTTATTGGCCACACTGTTAATTGTTTTGGGGGATCAATCAAGGTTATTGGGAACACAGGAAGCAACTCCACAAGAGAAGCCATTCATGCCACCGAACAAGGTTTTGCTGTTGGAATGCATGCTGCCCTTCACGTCAATCCATACTATGGCAAAACCTCTTTGGAAGGCTTGATATCTCACTTTAATAGTGTGCTGCCGATGGGCCCTACTATCATTTACAATGTGCCGTCACGAACTGCCCAAGATATCCCTCCACGGGTGATTCATACTGTAGCACAAAGTCCCAACTTGGCAGGCATTAAGGAATGTGTTGGAAATGATAGGGTGGAAGAGTACACAAACAAGGGGTATGCGGTGTGGAGTGGAAATGATGATCAGTGCCATGATGCAAGATGGGATTATGGAGCGACTGGTGTGATTTCTGTCACTAGTAACATAGTTCCAGGTTTAATTCGAGAACTCATGTTTGCAGGGAAGAACCCTTCCCTTAATGCAAAGCTTCTGCCTCTTATTGAATGGCTTTTCCGGGAGCCAAATCCCATTGGGGTGAATACCGCTCTCGCTCAACTTGGTGTTGTAAGGCCAGTTTTCAGATTACCATATGTACCTCTTCCTTTGGCAAAGAGAGTGGAGTTTGTGAATTTAGTGAAGCAAATTGGGCGGGAGCATTTTGTTGGAGAAAAAGATGTCCAGGTCCTCGATGATGATAAGTTCGTCTTGATCggtcgatattga